ATATTTATCAGTACCTGCTGAATATCGATTTCGATGGCAAGGACCGTAAAATCGATGTGCGCATCTCGCGCCTGCGTAAAAAGCTCGACGACAACCTGGAAACCCCGTTCCGGATTAAGACCGTCTGGGGTCAGGGATACCTGTTTGCACCCGAGGCCTGGGCAAGCTAAGCCGTGAAACGCCTCTTCGTCAGCCTTTATCTGCTGCTGAGTCTGTCCATTCTGGGCATTGGCTGGACTCTGGATAGCCTCTGGTACCACAATGTGGACGACTCGGCCGCAGAAGACGCCCCCTTCCTGGCGCTGGCCAGTCTGTTGTCTGAAATGCCCGAAGCCGAGCGGGCAAAACACCTCGCCAAATTCGAAGAAGACAAGACGCTGCCACTGTCACTGCTGAGTGCCAGCCAGGTAGCCCTGTCCAATAACGAATCCCTGAGCAGCGGCAGAGTGTTTACCATTGCCCTCGATGACGATAAAGAAATGCGTCTGGTGCGGGTGGGTGAACAGGTGCTGATGGCCGGGCCCATGGAAATTGATCCCAGAGAAAACCTGCGCGGGCTCTTTACGCTGTTTTTCTATGGATTGCTCGCCGGTGTTGCCCTGTTGTGGGTGTGGCCGTTGTCGCGGGATATCCGCATACTGCGGGAAGCCACCGAAGCCTTTGGCCGGGCGAAATGGGATACCCGCATCGCCCTGACCAAGCGTTCTCAGGTGAAAAGCCTGGCCGATACCTTCAATGAGATGGCGCGCCACATCAGCGCCCTGATTGAAAACCAGCAGCACCTGACCAATGCCGTATCCCACGAAATCCGCACCCCGCTGGCCCGGCTCAAGTTTGCCCTGGCGCTGCTGCCCGGTTATTGCGGTAAAGACAATGACGATGAGAAACTCAACCAGTTCCTTGCAGATATGCAGTTGGATATCAAGGAAATGGAACAGCTGCTCTCTGAGCTCCTGACCTATGCCAGCCTGGAAGCTCCCAGGGAGGGGCTGAAATTTGAAACCAGTAACCTCAGTGCCCTCACACGCCAGGTGACGCAACGGCTGCAAAGTTTAAGTCAGGTGCCCATCGAACTGCATTTGCCGGAAAAGGACGTGCAAGTACCGGCAGACCCATCCCTGATTGAGCGCGCCCTGCAGAATCTCATCACCAATGCCATCCGGTTTGCCCATACCCGCATTCGCATCGAACTGGTACGGGCCGACAATGAATGGCGCCTGTCGGTAGAGGACGATGGCGAAGGGATCCCGCTGGTGGATCAGGGCAAGATTTTCGAGCCCTTTTATCGGGTAAGCAGCAGCCAGAACGGCAACAAGGGACACGGGTTGGGATTGGCCATCATCAAGCGCATTATGCAGCGCCATAAAGGCAAGGTAAGCCTTGAGAGCGAACCGGGAAAAACCCGCTTTACACTGCATATGCGGGCGCGCCGTTAGTACTCGTGGATATTGTTAAGCGAGGCAATCAGCAAACGCCGAAGATTCAATCCAAACTGAAGTTGCCAAAGTCCAGTTCGGTATCATTTTTATCGTTTGCCTGCTCATCTTCCAGCGCCAAACGCCCATTGGCAGAGGCGCGCTCGGCATTCAGGGCTTCGAGCCTCGCCTTGTGCAGGGCATAGGCACGGCGACGCTTACGGTCGCGGCACAGGCGGATCACTTCGGTCTTTTGGGCATCGGTCAGATTTTGCCAGTGAAAACGTTCATCACGACTGCGAAAACAGCCCAGACAATAGCCCCGGTTGTCACTCTGACACACGTTAATACAGGGGCTGGGAATTTCGAAAAAGACTAACTGTTCCATGGATTCGTGACACTGAACGCTGTCCGCTAGGTATAACATCAAACCCTGAAAAAGGCGAAATAATCTACAACACACAGGCTTGCCATGACTAGCGCCAAGGCGCACAGTAGGTAAAAAACGGGAGAATAACCATGTTGAGAACCCTTACCCTGTCACTCACCCTGTTGGTGCTTGCGGCCTGCCAGAGCGGCCCAAAAACCGACTACGACCCCAACACCAACTTTGCCGCAATGAAGCACTTTGCCTTGCAAACCCCGGAACAAACCAATGACCCCCTGAGCTCAGAACGTATCGCCATGGCGGTGACCCAAACCCTGATGGCCAAGGGGATGAGCCAAAGCGATACCCCGGATTTCAAAGTGACCTGGGTGTTTCAAACCGGCAGT
This portion of the Shewanella amazonensis SB2B genome encodes:
- a CDS encoding DUF1289 domain-containing protein; amino-acid sequence: MEQLVFFEIPSPCINVCQSDNRGYCLGCFRSRDERFHWQNLTDAQKTEVIRLCRDRKRRRAYALHKARLEALNAERASANGRLALEDEQANDKNDTELDFGNFSLD
- a CDS encoding sensor histidine kinase, giving the protein MKRLFVSLYLLLSLSILGIGWTLDSLWYHNVDDSAAEDAPFLALASLLSEMPEAERAKHLAKFEEDKTLPLSLLSASQVALSNNESLSSGRVFTIALDDDKEMRLVRVGEQVLMAGPMEIDPRENLRGLFTLFFYGLLAGVALLWVWPLSRDIRILREATEAFGRAKWDTRIALTKRSQVKSLADTFNEMARHISALIENQQHLTNAVSHEIRTPLARLKFALALLPGYCGKDNDDEKLNQFLADMQLDIKEMEQLLSELLTYASLEAPREGLKFETSNLSALTRQVTQRLQSLSQVPIELHLPEKDVQVPADPSLIERALQNLITNAIRFAHTRIRIELVRADNEWRLSVEDDGEGIPLVDQGKIFEPFYRVSSSQNGNKGHGLGLAIIKRIMQRHKGKVSLESEPGKTRFTLHMRARR